The following are encoded in a window of Neomicrococcus lactis genomic DNA:
- the rplQ gene encoding 50S ribosomal protein L17, which yields MPTPTKGPRLGGSPAHERLMLANLSAQLFEHKSITTTVTKAKRLRPFAERLITFAKQGDLAARRQVQSVIAPRSRTNKGIVYELFENIAPVMANREGGYTRITKIGNRKGDNAPMAVIELVMEPLSPKQAVVKEAEKAAETSGPVEAEVEETQAPAEEVTEATAEETTEAPAEEVVAEEAADDKAEEAK from the coding sequence ATGCCTACCCCTACTAAGGGCCCACGCCTCGGCGGTTCACCGGCCCACGAGCGATTGATGCTCGCAAACTTGTCTGCTCAGTTGTTTGAGCACAAGTCCATCACCACCACCGTGACCAAGGCCAAGCGTCTTCGTCCGTTCGCAGAGCGTCTCATCACGTTCGCGAAGCAGGGCGACCTCGCAGCACGCCGTCAGGTGCAGTCCGTGATTGCTCCTCGCAGCCGCACCAACAAGGGCATCGTTTACGAATTGTTCGAAAACATTGCTCCTGTTATGGCTAACCGCGAAGGTGGATACACCCGTATCACGAAGATCGGTAACCGTAAGGGCGACAACGCTCCTATGGCTGTTATCGAGCTCGTGATGGAGCCACTTTCCCCAAAGCAGGCTGTCGTCAAGGAAGCTGAAAAGGCTGCCGAGACGTCCGGTCCAGTTGAGGCTGAGGTTGAAGAGACCCAGGCTCCAGCTGAAGAGGTCACCGAAGCTACCGCAGAAGAGACCACCGAAGCTCCGGCTGAAGAGGTTGTTGCTGAGGAAGCTGCAGACGACAAGGCCGAAGAAGCCAAGTAG
- the rpsK gene encoding 30S ribosomal protein S11, translating into MPPKTRGAVRKPRRKDKKNVAVGQAHIKSTFNNTIVSITDPTGAVISWASAGEVGFKGSRKSTPYAAQMAAESAAKRAQEHGMRKVDVFVKGPGSGRETAIRSLQAAGLEVGSISDVSPSAHNGCRPSKRRRV; encoded by the coding sequence ATGCCCCCAAAGACTCGTGGCGCGGTTCGCAAGCCGCGTCGTAAGGATAAAAAGAACGTTGCCGTGGGCCAGGCCCACATCAAGAGCACGTTCAACAACACCATCGTTTCCATCACCGACCCAACGGGCGCGGTAATCTCGTGGGCTTCCGCCGGCGAAGTTGGATTCAAGGGCTCCCGTAAGTCCACCCCATACGCTGCTCAGATGGCTGCCGAGTCCGCTGCAAAGCGCGCTCAGGAGCACGGCATGCGCAAGGTTGACGTATTCGTCAAGGGCCCAGGTTCGGGACGCGAAACCGCGATCCGTTCCTTGCAGGCCGCTGGCCTCGAGGTTGGATCCATTTCGGATGTTTCCCCGAGCGCACACAACGGCTGCCGCCCATCCAAGCGTCGCCGCGTCTAA
- the secY gene encoding preprotein translocase subunit SecY: MFSAIARVFRTPDLRNKVLFTLGIIAIYRLGVYIPAPGVDYGAVQQCLALGNTTGGLYQFVNLFSGGALLQVSIFAMGIMPYITASIIVQLLRVVIPRFEELHQEGQAGQSKLTQYTRYLTIALGLLQATTLVSLARSGSLFSGCPYPIVPNDDLIHVLLMIITLTAGTSLIMWLGEIITERGVGNGMSILIFVSIASGFPASMGAIATTQGWGVFSLVILIGLIILGLVVFVEQSQRRVPVQYAKRMIGRRTVGGTSTYIPIKVNMAGVIPVIFASSMLALPSTLVQFNMRPDGTLPDWATWIQTHLTSTSPLYMTVYVLLTLFFTYFYVSITFNPDEVSDNMKKYGGFIPGIRAGRPTAEYLQYVLSRITFSGAIYLAFVALIPLVAFVMIGANQNFPFGGTSILIMVGVGLETVKQINAQMQQRHYEGLLR; encoded by the coding sequence TTGTTTAGCGCCATTGCCCGGGTTTTCCGGACGCCTGACCTGCGCAACAAAGTGCTGTTCACGCTCGGTATCATCGCGATTTATCGCCTTGGCGTGTATATCCCCGCACCCGGGGTGGACTACGGCGCTGTACAGCAGTGTCTGGCACTCGGTAATACAACCGGTGGTTTGTACCAGTTCGTAAACCTCTTTAGTGGTGGCGCGCTCCTCCAGGTCTCCATCTTCGCGATGGGAATCATGCCGTACATTACGGCGTCCATCATTGTGCAGTTGTTGCGTGTGGTCATTCCACGCTTCGAAGAGCTGCACCAAGAAGGACAGGCCGGCCAGTCTAAGCTCACGCAGTACACGCGCTACCTGACTATTGCGCTGGGTCTCTTGCAGGCCACCACGCTGGTCTCGCTAGCACGTTCCGGCTCTCTATTCTCCGGCTGTCCGTACCCGATTGTCCCGAACGACGATCTCATCCACGTCTTGCTGATGATCATCACGCTCACCGCAGGTACGTCCCTCATCATGTGGCTCGGCGAAATCATTACCGAGCGCGGCGTGGGCAATGGTATGTCCATCCTGATCTTCGTTTCGATCGCTTCCGGCTTCCCAGCATCCATGGGCGCCATCGCCACCACGCAGGGTTGGGGAGTGTTCTCGCTCGTCATTCTGATCGGATTGATCATCCTGGGCCTTGTGGTCTTCGTGGAGCAGTCGCAGCGTCGCGTGCCAGTTCAGTACGCCAAGCGCATGATTGGCCGCCGCACCGTTGGCGGAACCTCCACGTACATCCCCATCAAGGTCAACATGGCCGGCGTGATCCCCGTGATCTTCGCGAGCTCCATGCTGGCGCTGCCAAGCACGCTGGTGCAGTTCAACATGCGTCCTGATGGAACCTTGCCGGACTGGGCAACCTGGATCCAGACTCACTTGACGAGCACGTCACCGCTGTACATGACGGTCTACGTACTCCTCACTCTGTTCTTCACTTACTTCTATGTTTCGATCACATTCAACCCGGATGAGGTCTCAGACAACATGAAGAAGTACGGTGGATTCATCCCGGGTATCCGTGCGGGTCGACCAACGGCTGAATACTTGCAGTACGTACTGAGCCGCATCACGTTCTCGGGAGCTATTTACTTGGCGTTCGTGGCGCTCATTCCGCTCGTCGCATTCGTCATGATTGGTGCAAACCAGAACTTCCCGTTTGGTGGAACTTCGATCCTCATCATGGTTGGTGTGGGTCTGGAAACCGTCAAGCAAATCAATGCTCAAATGCAACAGCGACACTATGAAGGACTTTTGCGATGA
- the rpsH gene encoding 30S ribosomal protein S8, translating to MTMTDPVADMLTRLRNANSAHHDSVAMPSSKLKVRVAEILKNEGYIADFAEEDAEVGKKLTISLKFGPNRERSIAGVRRISKPGLRVYAKSTNLPHVLGGLGIAILSTSSGLLTDRQAAKKGVGGEVLAYVW from the coding sequence ATGACTATGACAGATCCTGTCGCAGATATGCTGACGCGTCTGCGCAACGCAAACTCCGCTCACCACGATTCCGTGGCGATGCCATCTTCTAAGCTGAAGGTGCGCGTAGCGGAGATCCTCAAGAACGAGGGTTACATCGCCGATTTCGCTGAAGAAGACGCAGAGGTTGGCAAGAAGCTGACCATCTCGTTGAAGTTCGGCCCGAACCGTGAGCGCTCCATCGCGGGTGTTCGCCGCATCTCCAAGCCAGGTCTTCGCGTTTACGCAAAGTCCACCAACCTCCCACACGTTTTGGGTGGCCTTGGAATTGCAATCTTGTCCACGTCTTCCGGTCTTTTGACGGACCGCCAGGCTGCAAAGAAGGGCGTGGGTGGGGAAGTCCTCGCCTACGTCTGGTAA
- the rplO gene encoding 50S ribosomal protein L15 — protein sequence MAEENAIKVHDLRPAPGAKTAKTRVGRGEASKGKTAGRGTKGTKARYQVKAGFAGGQLPLQMRLPKLRGFKNPFRVEFQVVNLDRISELFPEGGEITVDKLVAAGAVRKNQPVKVLGSGDITVKVDVKVDAFSASAAEKIQAAGGSISEL from the coding sequence ATGGCTGAAGAAAACGCAATTAAGGTCCACGACCTGCGTCCAGCACCCGGCGCGAAGACCGCCAAGACCCGCGTTGGTCGTGGTGAAGCTTCCAAGGGTAAGACCGCTGGTCGCGGTACCAAGGGCACCAAGGCGCGCTACCAGGTCAAGGCCGGCTTTGCCGGTGGCCAGTTGCCGCTGCAGATGCGCTTGCCGAAGCTTCGCGGCTTCAAGAACCCCTTCCGCGTTGAGTTCCAGGTTGTTAACCTGGACCGCATCTCGGAGTTGTTCCCAGAAGGTGGCGAAATCACCGTTGACAAGCTTGTAGCAGCCGGTGCTGTTCGCAAGAACCAGCCTGTAAAGGTCCTTGGCTCTGGCGACATCACGGTCAAGGTGGATGTAAAGGTTGACGCTTTCTCTGCTTCCGCAGCAGAAAAGATTCAGGCAGCCGGCGGATCCATCTCCGAGCTCTAA
- the rplR gene encoding 50S ribosomal protein L18 yields the protein MAIGIRGKSKAAARGRRHLRVRKRISGTTARPRLVVNRSARHIFVQIVDDTQGKTVAYASTMEADLRGFEGDKTAKAKRVGELVAERAKAAGVEAVIFDRGGNKYHGRVAAVADGAREGGLAL from the coding sequence ATGGCTATCGGAATTCGAGGCAAATCCAAGGCCGCAGCCCGTGGCCGTCGCCACCTCCGCGTCCGCAAGCGTATCTCTGGCACCACTGCGCGTCCGCGTTTGGTCGTCAACCGCTCTGCACGTCACATCTTCGTTCAGATCGTTGATGACACGCAGGGCAAGACCGTTGCTTACGCGTCCACCATGGAAGCTGACTTGCGCGGCTTCGAAGGTGACAAGACCGCAAAGGCAAAGCGTGTTGGTGAGCTCGTAGCAGAGCGCGCCAAGGCTGCCGGCGTTGAAGCTGTGATCTTCGACCGCGGTGGAAACAAGTACCACGGCCGTGTGGCCGCGGTTGCCGACGGAGCACGTGAAGGTGGGTTGGCACTGTGA
- the rpsQ gene encoding 30S ribosomal protein S17: MSENENAVAEQAERNSRRTLRGYVVSDKMQKTIVVDVEDRKKHALYGKVLRRNKKLKAHDENNQAGIGDLVVIAETRPLSADKRWRLVEIVEKAK, translated from the coding sequence ATGAGCGAAAACGAAAACGCTGTAGCGGAACAGGCTGAGCGCAATTCCCGCCGTACCCTTCGTGGTTACGTCGTGTCTGACAAGATGCAGAAGACCATCGTTGTTGACGTTGAGGACCGCAAGAAGCACGCGCTTTATGGCAAGGTTCTTCGCCGCAACAAGAAGCTCAAGGCTCACGATGAGAACAACCAGGCCGGCATTGGCGACTTGGTAGTTATCGCTGAGACTCGTCCTTTGTCTGCTGACAAGCGCTGGCGTCTCGTCGAAATCGTCGAGAAGGCTAAGTAA
- the infA gene encoding translation initiation factor IF-1, whose translation MAKKEGVIEVEGTVTEALPNAMFRVKLQNEHVVLATISGKMRQHYIRILPEDRVVVELSPYDLNRGRIVYRYK comes from the coding sequence ATGGCCAAAAAAGAAGGTGTGATTGAAGTAGAGGGTACCGTCACTGAGGCGTTGCCCAATGCGATGTTCCGCGTGAAGTTGCAAAACGAGCACGTAGTACTCGCGACTATTTCGGGAAAGATGCGTCAGCACTACATCCGTATCCTCCCCGAGGATCGCGTTGTGGTTGAGCTCAGCCCCTACGATCTCAACCGCGGCCGCATCGTTTACCGCTACAAGTAA
- the rplF gene encoding 50S ribosomal protein L6 — protein sequence MSRIGRLPITVPSGVEVKIDGPVVNVKGSKGELSHTIPAILTLTQEENTITVSRPNDERESRSLHGLTRTLISNMIQGVTEGYSKKLEIHGTGYRVQAKGANLEFALGYSHPVTVEAPEGISFTVDGANKVTVSGISKQQVGEVAANIRKLRKPDPYKGKGIRYAGENIRRKVGKAGK from the coding sequence ATGTCACGTATTGGACGTCTTCCCATCACCGTTCCCTCCGGCGTTGAAGTCAAGATCGACGGACCTGTGGTGAACGTCAAGGGATCTAAGGGCGAATTGAGCCACACGATTCCTGCAATCCTCACGCTTACTCAGGAAGAGAACACCATCACGGTTTCTCGTCCGAACGATGAGCGCGAATCGCGTTCGTTGCACGGATTGACCCGCACCTTGATCTCAAACATGATCCAGGGTGTCACCGAGGGTTACTCGAAGAAGCTCGAAATCCACGGTACCGGTTACCGTGTGCAGGCTAAGGGCGCAAACCTTGAGTTCGCTCTTGGTTACTCGCACCCGGTCACTGTAGAGGCGCCAGAAGGCATCTCTTTCACCGTTGACGGCGCTAACAAGGTCACTGTTTCTGGCATCAGCAAGCAGCAGGTCGGCGAAGTTGCGGCTAACATTCGTAAGCTCCGCAAGCCGGACCCATATAAGGGCAAGGGCATCCGCTACGCGGGCGAGAACATCCGCCGCAAGGTCGGAAAGGCTGGTAAGTAA
- the rpmD gene encoding 50S ribosomal protein L30, translating to MAKNLVPSEKSLAITQIKSVIGGKQNQRDTLRSLGLKRIGHTVVRTADAVTVGMVNTVPHLVKVEEAE from the coding sequence ATGGCTAAGAACCTTGTTCCCAGCGAGAAGTCGTTGGCAATCACCCAGATCAAGTCCGTCATTGGCGGCAAGCAGAACCAGCGGGACACCCTCCGCTCCCTCGGTCTCAAGCGCATCGGCCACACGGTCGTTCGCACTGCAGACGCCGTTACGGTGGGCATGGTTAACACGGTTCCGCACCTCGTGAAGGTAGAGGAGGCTGAGTAA
- the rplN gene encoding 50S ribosomal protein L14 → MIQQESRLKVADNTGAKEILAIRVLGGSKRRYAGIGDVIVATVKDAIPGGNVKKGDVVKAVIVRTKKERRRADGSYIKFDENAAVILKNDGEPRGTRIFGPVGRELRDKKFMKIVSLAPEVL, encoded by the coding sequence GTGATTCAGCAGGAGTCGCGGCTGAAGGTTGCCGATAACACCGGTGCCAAGGAAATCTTGGCTATTCGTGTGCTCGGTGGCTCCAAGCGCCGCTACGCAGGCATTGGTGACGTCATCGTCGCCACCGTCAAGGATGCAATCCCTGGCGGAAACGTAAAGAAGGGCGACGTCGTTAAGGCGGTTATCGTCCGTACCAAGAAGGAACGCCGCCGTGCGGATGGTTCCTACATCAAGTTCGATGAGAACGCAGCAGTCATCTTGAAGAATGACGGCGAACCTCGTGGAACTCGTATCTTCGGCCCAGTGGGCCGCGAGTTGCGCGACAAGAAGTTCATGAAGATCGTCTCCTTGGCTCCGGAGGTGCTGTAA
- the rpsM gene encoding 30S ribosomal protein S13, producing the protein MARLAGVDIPREKRVIIALTYIYGVGKTRAEQTIAETGIDPNTRVKDLSDAELVQLRDYIEGNFKVEGDLRREVAADIRRKVEIGSYEGIRHRKGLPVRGQRTKTNARTRKGPKRTVAGKKKTR; encoded by the coding sequence ATGGCTCGTCTCGCTGGCGTAGACATCCCGCGCGAAAAGCGCGTGATCATTGCGCTCACCTACATCTACGGCGTGGGCAAGACCCGTGCAGAACAAACGATCGCAGAGACCGGGATTGACCCGAACACCCGCGTCAAGGATCTCTCTGACGCTGAGCTCGTTCAGCTCCGCGATTACATCGAAGGCAATTTCAAGGTTGAAGGCGATCTTCGCCGCGAAGTCGCGGCCGATATCCGCCGCAAGGTTGAGATCGGATCCTACGAGGGCATTCGCCACCGTAAGGGCCTGCCGGTCCGCGGTCAGCGTACCAAGACCAACGCGCGTACCCGTAAGGGACCAAAGCGCACCGTTGCCGGTAAGAAGAAGACCCGCTAG
- the rplE gene encoding 50S ribosomal protein L5, whose amino-acid sequence MTETAVKIEPRLKAKYKSEIRESLQQEFGYGNVMQIPGLVKVVVNMGVGEAAKDSKLIEGAIRDLTAITGQKPMVTKARKSIAQFKLREGMPIGAHTTLRGDRMWEFVDRLVTLALPRIRDFRGLNGKQFDGNGNYTFGLTEQVMFHEINQDNVDRPRGMDITLVTTAKTDKEGFALLKALGFPFKADEN is encoded by the coding sequence ATGACTGAGACCGCAGTAAAGATTGAGCCACGCCTCAAGGCAAAGTACAAGAGCGAAATCCGCGAGTCCCTCCAGCAGGAGTTCGGCTACGGAAACGTCATGCAGATTCCAGGCCTTGTTAAGGTCGTCGTGAACATGGGTGTCGGTGAAGCCGCTAAGGATTCCAAGCTCATTGAAGGTGCGATTCGTGACCTCACCGCTATCACCGGCCAGAAGCCGATGGTAACGAAGGCTCGCAAGTCGATTGCACAGTTCAAGCTTCGCGAAGGCATGCCGATTGGCGCGCACACCACGCTGCGCGGCGACCGCATGTGGGAATTCGTGGACCGCTTGGTCACCCTTGCATTGCCACGTATCCGCGACTTCCGCGGCCTCAACGGCAAGCAGTTCGACGGCAATGGCAACTACACGTTCGGTTTGACGGAGCAGGTTATGTTCCACGAAATCAACCAGGACAACGTTGACCGCCCACGCGGTATGGACATCACCTTGGTGACCACCGCTAAGACCGACAAAGAAGGCTTTGCGCTCCTCAAGGCGCTCGGCTTCCCTTTCAAGGCTGACGAAAACTAA
- a CDS encoding adenylate kinase — translation MTRLLIIGPPGSGKGTQAARISERLGVVAISTGDIFRANVKEMTPLGIEAKKYIDNGDFVPDSVTNNMVRDRLHQEDVADGFLLDGYPRTAPQVIALDEILAEKDAQLDAVLLLTADDDELVDRLLKRAEIEGRQDDNAEVIRHRLSLYHQETQVVIDQYQDRGIVREVNGLGEIDEVTERVLDALGAK, via the coding sequence ATGACCCGACTCTTGATCATTGGCCCTCCAGGTTCCGGCAAAGGAACGCAGGCTGCTCGTATATCCGAGCGCCTCGGTGTAGTGGCAATCTCCACGGGTGACATCTTCCGTGCGAACGTCAAAGAGATGACGCCTCTTGGCATCGAAGCCAAGAAGTACATCGACAATGGCGACTTCGTGCCGGACTCGGTAACGAACAACATGGTTCGTGACCGCTTGCACCAGGAAGACGTCGCTGACGGCTTCTTGCTGGACGGCTACCCACGCACGGCCCCTCAGGTGATCGCCCTCGACGAGATTCTCGCCGAGAAGGACGCTCAGCTCGACGCCGTGTTGTTGCTGACCGCTGATGATGACGAGCTCGTGGACCGTTTGTTGAAGCGTGCCGAGATCGAAGGTCGTCAGGATGACAACGCTGAAGTAATCCGTCACCGCTTGTCCCTGTACCACCAGGAGACTCAGGTAGTCATCGACCAGTACCAGGACCGCGGCATTGTTCGCGAAGTCAACGGACTGGGTGAGATCGACGAAGTGACTGAGCGCGTTTTGGACGCTCTCGGCGCTAAGTAA
- the map gene encoding type I methionyl aminopeptidase — MAFGQPKIEYKTNADILRMRKAGLVLSEALDETVAAAAVGVTTKELDNVFAGVLARHNAKSNFLGYFDFPATICASVNEEVVHGIPGNRVLKDGDVLKIDGGAIVEGWHADSARTVLVGSTIDPEDQRLSDVTEGAMWAGIAALASARYVGDIGNAIDDYVTAAEGAPLGILEDYVGHGIGSAMHQAPDVLNYRSGHRGPRVKPGLCIAIEPMLVRGKIETTTLADEWTVVTNDKSRASQWEHTVAVHMGGIWVLTAPDGGAARLAEFGVTPSPLD, encoded by the coding sequence ATGGCATTCGGCCAACCCAAGATTGAGTACAAGACCAACGCGGATATCTTGCGCATGCGCAAGGCGGGTCTTGTTCTTTCGGAGGCACTTGACGAGACGGTGGCTGCTGCCGCTGTAGGCGTCACCACGAAAGAACTGGACAACGTGTTCGCCGGCGTCTTGGCTCGCCACAACGCCAAGAGCAACTTCTTGGGCTACTTCGACTTCCCGGCGACCATCTGTGCGTCGGTGAACGAAGAAGTGGTCCACGGCATCCCGGGCAACCGAGTGCTCAAGGACGGCGACGTTCTCAAGATTGATGGCGGCGCGATCGTTGAGGGTTGGCACGCCGACTCCGCACGCACTGTCCTGGTTGGTTCCACGATTGATCCGGAAGACCAGCGTCTGTCCGACGTCACCGAAGGAGCTATGTGGGCGGGGATTGCCGCTTTGGCTTCCGCTCGCTACGTGGGAGACATCGGAAATGCCATCGATGACTACGTGACTGCAGCTGAAGGGGCGCCACTGGGCATCCTGGAAGACTACGTAGGTCACGGCATCGGCTCGGCGATGCATCAGGCGCCAGATGTCTTGAACTACCGTTCGGGACACCGTGGACCACGCGTGAAGCCGGGCTTGTGCATCGCCATCGAGCCAATGCTTGTTCGTGGAAAGATCGAAACCACCACGCTGGCCGACGAATGGACCGTTGTCACAAATGACAAGTCACGTGCGTCGCAGTGGGAGCACACCGTGGCCGTTCATATGGGTGGCATTTGGGTGCTGACTGCTCCCGATGGGGGAGCGGCACGTCTTGCCGAATTCGGCGTGACTCCTTCTCCACTCGACTAA
- the rpmJ gene encoding 50S ribosomal protein L36, with translation MKVNPSVKPICDKCKVIRRNGRVMVICENPRHKQRQG, from the coding sequence GTGAAGGTAAATCCGAGCGTGAAGCCGATCTGCGATAAGTGCAAAGTGATCCGCCGTAATGGCCGGGTCATGGTGATCTGCGAGAACCCACGCCACAAGCAGCGCCAGGGCTAA
- a CDS encoding DNA-directed RNA polymerase subunit alpha, translating into MLIAQRPTLTEEKISETRSRFTIEPLEPGFGYTIGNSLRRTLLSSIPGAAVTSVRIDGVLHEFTTVPGVKEDVTELILNIKNLAVSSEHDEPVVAYLRKQTSGEVTAADITPPAGVEFHNTDLHIATLNGNGKFDMELTIERGRGYVSAAQNKSADAEIGRIPVDSIYSPVLKVTFNVEATRVEQRTDFDKLVLDVETKESMSPRDAVASAGSTLVELFGLAHELNTEAEGIDLGPSTSEGGDAIKYNMPIEELELTVRSYNCLKREGIHTVGELVARSEADLMDIRNFGAKSIDEVKAKLVDLGMSLKDSPPGFDLAARAAMDDEDYDDEF; encoded by the coding sequence GTGCTTATTGCACAGCGCCCAACCCTTACTGAAGAAAAGATCTCCGAGACTCGCTCTCGGTTCACGATCGAACCGCTTGAGCCCGGCTTCGGCTACACCATTGGCAACTCCCTGCGCCGTACCTTGTTGTCTTCCATCCCGGGTGCCGCTGTAACCAGCGTGCGCATCGACGGTGTGTTGCACGAGTTCACCACGGTTCCGGGTGTCAAGGAAGATGTCACCGAGCTGATCTTGAACATCAAGAATCTTGCTGTCTCTTCGGAGCATGACGAGCCTGTTGTTGCGTACTTGCGCAAGCAGACCTCGGGCGAGGTTACGGCTGCGGATATCACGCCGCCGGCTGGTGTTGAGTTCCACAACACGGACCTGCACATTGCCACGCTTAATGGCAACGGCAAGTTCGACATGGAACTGACGATCGAACGTGGCCGTGGCTACGTTTCGGCTGCACAGAACAAGAGCGCTGACGCCGAGATCGGCCGTATTCCGGTTGACTCGATTTACTCGCCAGTGCTCAAGGTGACGTTCAACGTTGAAGCTACTCGTGTAGAGCAGCGCACTGACTTTGACAAGTTGGTGCTCGATGTTGAGACGAAGGAATCCATGTCTCCTCGTGACGCCGTGGCTTCCGCAGGTTCCACCTTGGTGGAATTGTTCGGTCTTGCACACGAACTCAACACTGAAGCCGAAGGCATTGACTTGGGCCCCAGCACGTCTGAGGGTGGCGACGCCATCAAGTACAACATGCCGATCGAAGAGCTTGAGCTCACGGTTCGTTCTTACAACTGCCTGAAGCGTGAAGGAATTCACACTGTAGGCGAGCTGGTTGCACGCTCCGAAGCCGACCTGATGGATATCCGCAATTTTGGTGCGAAGTCCATTGACGAGGTCAAGGCGAAGCTCGTAGACCTGGGAATGTCCCTCAAGGATTCCCCTCCAGGTTTCGATCTCGCTGCTCGTGCCGCTATGGACGACGAAGACTACGACGACGAATTCTAA
- the rpsE gene encoding 30S ribosomal protein S5, whose product MSEENNQKDPQVTENTEATEATEETTEANARGGRGDNRGRGEGRGRGEGRGRGDRRGNDRTEEKDKFLERVVTINRVSKVVKGGRRFSFTALVVVGDGNGLVGVGYGKAKEVPAAIAKGVEEAKKSFFRVPRVGTTIPHLVQGEAAAGVVLLRPASPGTGVIAGGPIRAVLECAGIHDVLSKSMGSTNQINMVHGTIDALKRLEEPAAVAARRGLPLDEVVPHAMLRTLQNQKAGV is encoded by the coding sequence GTGAGCGAAGAAAACAACCAGAAGGATCCCCAGGTGACTGAAAACACCGAGGCCACCGAGGCAACGGAAGAAACCACCGAGGCTAACGCTCGTGGCGGACGCGGCGACAACCGCGGACGTGGCGAGGGTCGCGGACGCGGCGAAGGCCGTGGCCGTGGAGACCGTCGTGGCAACGATCGCACCGAAGAAAAGGACAAGTTCCTTGAGCGCGTTGTGACCATCAACCGCGTTTCCAAGGTTGTCAAGGGTGGTCGTCGCTTCAGCTTCACCGCACTTGTAGTTGTCGGTGACGGCAACGGCTTGGTTGGCGTTGGCTACGGCAAGGCTAAGGAAGTTCCAGCAGCAATCGCTAAGGGCGTTGAAGAGGCTAAGAAGTCCTTCTTCCGCGTTCCACGCGTTGGCACCACCATCCCGCACCTCGTGCAGGGTGAAGCCGCTGCAGGCGTTGTCCTCTTGCGTCCGGCTTCGCCGGGTACCGGTGTTATCGCCGGTGGTCCAATCCGCGCCGTCTTGGAATGCGCAGGCATCCACGACGTGCTTTCCAAGTCCATGGGTTCGACCAACCAGATCAACATGGTTCACGGCACCATCGATGCGCTCAAGCGCCTCGAGGAGCCAGCAGCCGTTGCTGCTCGCCGTGGTCTGCCTTTGGACGAGGTTGTGCCTCACGCAATGTTGCGCACCCTCCAGAACCAGAAGGCAGGGGTCTAA
- the rplX gene encoding 50S ribosomal protein L24: MGAKIKKDDLVQVISGKDKGKTGKVLQVLPEAQRVLVEGVNRVTKHVRAGQNESGAVTGGLTVVEAPVHISNVMVVDPETKKPTRVGFREEEVEKNGVKKTVRVRFAKASGKAL, translated from the coding sequence ATGGGTGCAAAGATCAAGAAAGACGATCTCGTCCAGGTCATCAGCGGCAAGGATAAGGGCAAGACGGGCAAGGTCCTTCAGGTCCTTCCCGAAGCCCAGCGTGTCCTCGTCGAGGGTGTTAACCGCGTGACGAAGCACGTACGTGCAGGTCAGAACGAGTCCGGTGCAGTGACCGGCGGTTTGACGGTTGTTGAGGCTCCAGTTCACATTTCTAATGTGATGGTGGTAGACCCAGAGACCAAGAAGCCGACCCGCGTTGGATTCCGTGAGGAAGAAGTTGAAAAGAACGGTGTCAAGAAGACCGTTCGCGTTCGCTTCGCCAAGGCTTCCGGAAAGGCACTGTGA